The following are encoded in a window of Numida meleagris isolate 19003 breed g44 Domestic line chromosome 13, NumMel1.0, whole genome shotgun sequence genomic DNA:
- the USP7 gene encoding ubiquitin carboxyl-terminal hydrolase 7 isoform X1, producing the protein MNHHQQQQHQKPGEQQLSEPEDMEMEAGDADDPPRITQNPVINGNVAMADGHNNTEEDMEDDTSWRSEATFQFTVERFNRLSESVLSPPCFVRNLPWKIMVMPRLYPDRPHQKSVGFFLQCNAESDSTSWSCHAQAVLKIINYKDDEKSFSRRISHLFFHKENDWGFSNFMAWSEVTDPEKGFIEEDKVTFEVYVQADAPHGVAWDSKKHTGYVGLKNQGATCYMNSLLQTLFFTNQLRKAVYMMPTEGDDSSKSVPLALQRVFYELQHSDKPVGTKKLTKSFGWETLDSFMQHDVQELCRVLLDNVENKMKGTCVEGTIPKLFRGKMVSYIQCKHVDYRSERIEDYYDIQLSIKGKKNIFESFIDYVAVEQLDGDNKYDAGEHGLQEAEKGVKFLTLPPVLHLQLMRFMYDPQTDQNIKINDRFEFPEQLPLDEFLQKTDPKDPANYILHAVLVHSGDNHGGHYVVYLNPKGDGKWCKFDDDVVSRCTKEEAIEHNYGGHDDDLSVRHCTNAYMLVYIRESKLSEVLQPVTDHDIPQQLVERLQEEKRIEAQKRKERQEAHLYMQVQIVAEDQFCGHQGNDMYDEEKVKYTVFKVLKNSTLTEFVQNLSQTMGFPQDQIRLWPMQARSNGTKRPAMLDNEADGNKTMIELSDNENPWTIFLETVDPEMAATGATLPKFDKDHDVMLFLKMYDPKTRSLNYCGHIYTPISCKIRDLLPVMCERAGFPQETNLILYEEVKPNLTERIQDYDVSLDKALDELMDGDIIVFQKDDPENDNSELPTAKEYFRDLYHRVDVIFCDKTIPNDPGFVVTLSNRMNYFQVAKTVAQRLNTDPMLLQFFKSQGYRDGPGNPLRHNYEGTLRDLLQFFKPRQPKKLYYQQLKMKITDFENRRSFKCIWLNSQFREEEITVYPDKHGCVRDLLEECKKVVELSEKGSGKLRLLEIVSYKIIGVHQEDELLECLSPATSRTFRIEEIPLDQVDIDKENEMLITVAHFHKEVFGTFGIPFLLRIHQGEHFREVMKRIQTMLDIQEKEFEKFKFAIVMMGRHQYLNEDEYEVNLKDFEPQPGNMSHPRPWLGLDHFNKAPKRSRYTYLEKAIKIHN; encoded by the exons cTGGAGATGCAGATGATCCTCCAAGAATTACTCAAAATCCTGTCATTAATGGGAATGTAGCAATGGCCGATGGACACAACAACACTGAAGAAGACATGGAAGATG ATACAAGCTGGCGATCAGAAGCAACATTTCAGTTTACAGTCGAACGCTTCAACAGATTGAGTGAGTCCGTTCTCAGCCCTCCCTGCTTTGTACGGAATTTGCCATGGAAGATCATGGTTATGCCACGACTCTACCCGGACAGACCTCACCAAAAAAGTGTAGGGTTCTTCCTCCAGTGCAATGCTGAATCTGATTCCAC GTCATGGTCTTGTCATGCACAAGCAGTTCTCAAGATAATAAactacaaagatgatgaaaaatcGTTCAGTCGTCGTATTAGTCACTTGTTCTTTCATAAGGAAAATGACTGGGGCTTTTCCAACTTTATGGCCTGGAGT GAAGTTACTGATCCTGAAAAGGGCTTTATAGAAGAGGACAAAGTTACTTTCGAAGTCTATGTTCAAGCAGATGCTCCACATGGAGTTGC ATGGGATTCAAAGAAGCACACAGGATATGTTGGCTTAAAGAACCAGGGAGCAACCTGTTACATGAACAGTTTGTTACAgactttatttttcacaaatcaACTACGAAAG GCTGTGTACATGATGCCCACTGAAGGAGATGATTCATCCAAAAGTGTTCCTTTAGCATTGCAAAGAGTGTTTTATGAGCTGCAACATAGTGACAAGCCAGTTGGAACtaaaaaactaacaaaatcTTTTGG GTGGGAGACTCTAGACAGCTTCATGCAACATGATGTCCAGGAGTTATGTCGAGTG ctgcttgataatgtggaaaataaaatgaaaggcaCATGTGTAGAAGGCACTATTCCTAAGTTGTTCAGAGGAAAGATGGTG tCTTATATCCAATGCAAACACGTAGACTATCGATCTGAACGAATAGAAGATTATTATGACATCCAGCTAAGtataaagggaaagaaaaata tttttgaGTCCTTCATTGACTATGTTGCAGTGGAGCAGCTGGATGGTGATAACAAGTACGATGCAGGAGAACATGGCTTGCAg GAGGCAGAGAAAGGTGTGAAGTTCCTAACGTTGCCACCAGTACTACATCTACAGCTCATGAGATTTATGTATGATCCTCAGACTGATCAAAACATCAAGATAAATGATAG GTTTGAGTTTCCTGAACAGTTGCCACTAGATGAATTTTTGCAAAAAACAGATCCTAAAGATCCTGCAAATTACATTCTTCATGCAGTTCTAGTACACAGTGGAGATAACCATGGTGGACATTATGTTGTTTACTTAAATCCAAAGGGTGATGGAAAA TGGTGTAAATTTGATGATGATGTTGTATCAAGATGTACAAAGGAAGAAGCGATTGAACACAACTATGGAGGCCATGACGACGACTTATCTGTACGGCACTGCACTAATGCGTACATGTTGGTTTACATCAGGGAATCAAAATTAA GTGAAGTCTTGCAGCCTGTCACGGACCATGATATTCCTCAACAACTTGTAGAAAGGCTacaagaagagaagagaatagaggctcagaagaggaaggagaggcagGAAGCTCACCTCTACATGCAAGTGCAG ATAGTAGCAGAGGATCAGTTCTGTGGCCACCAAGGCAATGACATGTACgatgaagaaaaagtgaaatacaCTGTTTTCAAAGTATTAAAAAACTCCACGCTGACAGAATTTGTTCAGAACCTCTCTCAAACAATG GGATTTCCCCAGGATCAGATCAGATTGTGGCCAATGCAAGCTAGAAGTAATGGAACAAAAAGACCTGCAATGTTAGATAATGAAGCAGATGGCAATAAAACA ATGATTGAGCTCAGTGACAATGAAAATCCATGGACAATATTTTTGGAAACAGTAGATCCAGAGATGGCTGCTACTGGAGCAACATTACCCAAGTTTGATAAAGATC ATGATGTAATGTTGTTTCTGAAGATGTATGATCCGAAAACTCGGAGTTTGAATTATTGTGGACATATCTACACACCTATATCCTGTAAAATAC gTGACTTGCTTCCAGTTATGTGTGAGAGAGCAGGATTTCCACAAGAAACTAACCTTATCCTCTATGAG GAAGTTAAACCCAATTTAACAGAAAGGATTCAAGACTATGATGTGTCTCTTGATAAAGCTCTTGATGAACTCATGGATGGTGACATCATAGTGTTTCAGaa GGATGACCCAGAAAACGATAACAGTGAGCTGCCAACAGCTAAGGAATACTTCAGAGACCTCTATCATCGTGTGGATGTCATTTTCTGTGATAAAACCATCCCCAACGACCCTGGTTTTGTTGTAACTTTATCCAATAGGATGAATTACTTTCAG GTTGCAAAGACAGTTGCACAAAGACTTAATACAGATCCAATGCTATTACAGTTTTTCAAGTCTCAAGG ttACAGGGACGGCCCTGGTAATCCCCTTAGGCATAATTATGAAGGTACTTTAAGAGatcttctgcagttcttcaagcCTAGGCAACCTAAAAAGCTTTACTATCAACAG ctcaaaatgaaaataactgattttgaaaacagaagaagtTTTAAATGCATATGGCTAAATAGCCAATTTAGGGAAGAG GAAATAACAGTATATCCAGATAAGCATGGGTGTGTGCGGGACCTGTTAGAAGAATGTAAAAAAGTTGTAGAGCTCTCTGAAAAAGGTTCAGGGAAATTAAG gctGCTAGAAATTGTAAGTTACAAAATAATTGGCGTCCATCAGGAAGATGAGCTGTTAGAGTGTTTGTCACCTGCAACAAGTCGAACGTTTCGAATAGAG GAAATTCCTCTGGACCAGGTAGATATagataaagaaaatgagatgctAATCACAGTGGCACATTTCCACAAAGAGGTTTTTGGGACATTTGGAATTCCATTCTTGCTGAGGATACACCAG GGTGAACACTTCAGAGAGGTTATGAAGCGGATACAGACAATGCTGGacatacaggaaaaagaatttgaaaag
- the USP7 gene encoding ubiquitin carboxyl-terminal hydrolase 7 isoform X2, with amino-acid sequence MTNNTAGDADDPPRITQNPVINGNVAMADGHNNTEEDMEDDTSWRSEATFQFTVERFNRLSESVLSPPCFVRNLPWKIMVMPRLYPDRPHQKSVGFFLQCNAESDSTSWSCHAQAVLKIINYKDDEKSFSRRISHLFFHKENDWGFSNFMAWSEVTDPEKGFIEEDKVTFEVYVQADAPHGVAWDSKKHTGYVGLKNQGATCYMNSLLQTLFFTNQLRKAVYMMPTEGDDSSKSVPLALQRVFYELQHSDKPVGTKKLTKSFGWETLDSFMQHDVQELCRVLLDNVENKMKGTCVEGTIPKLFRGKMVSYIQCKHVDYRSERIEDYYDIQLSIKGKKNIFESFIDYVAVEQLDGDNKYDAGEHGLQEAEKGVKFLTLPPVLHLQLMRFMYDPQTDQNIKINDRFEFPEQLPLDEFLQKTDPKDPANYILHAVLVHSGDNHGGHYVVYLNPKGDGKWCKFDDDVVSRCTKEEAIEHNYGGHDDDLSVRHCTNAYMLVYIRESKLSEVLQPVTDHDIPQQLVERLQEEKRIEAQKRKERQEAHLYMQVQIVAEDQFCGHQGNDMYDEEKVKYTVFKVLKNSTLTEFVQNLSQTMGFPQDQIRLWPMQARSNGTKRPAMLDNEADGNKTMIELSDNENPWTIFLETVDPEMAATGATLPKFDKDHDVMLFLKMYDPKTRSLNYCGHIYTPISCKIRDLLPVMCERAGFPQETNLILYEEVKPNLTERIQDYDVSLDKALDELMDGDIIVFQKDDPENDNSELPTAKEYFRDLYHRVDVIFCDKTIPNDPGFVVTLSNRMNYFQVAKTVAQRLNTDPMLLQFFKSQGYRDGPGNPLRHNYEGTLRDLLQFFKPRQPKKLYYQQLKMKITDFENRRSFKCIWLNSQFREEEITVYPDKHGCVRDLLEECKKVVELSEKGSGKLRLLEIVSYKIIGVHQEDELLECLSPATSRTFRIEEIPLDQVDIDKENEMLITVAHFHKEVFGTFGIPFLLRIHQGEHFREVMKRIQTMLDIQEKEFEKFKFAIVMMGRHQYLNEDEYEVNLKDFEPQPGNMSHPRPWLGLDHFNKAPKRSRYTYLEKAIKIHN; translated from the exons cTGGAGATGCAGATGATCCTCCAAGAATTACTCAAAATCCTGTCATTAATGGGAATGTAGCAATGGCCGATGGACACAACAACACTGAAGAAGACATGGAAGATG ATACAAGCTGGCGATCAGAAGCAACATTTCAGTTTACAGTCGAACGCTTCAACAGATTGAGTGAGTCCGTTCTCAGCCCTCCCTGCTTTGTACGGAATTTGCCATGGAAGATCATGGTTATGCCACGACTCTACCCGGACAGACCTCACCAAAAAAGTGTAGGGTTCTTCCTCCAGTGCAATGCTGAATCTGATTCCAC GTCATGGTCTTGTCATGCACAAGCAGTTCTCAAGATAATAAactacaaagatgatgaaaaatcGTTCAGTCGTCGTATTAGTCACTTGTTCTTTCATAAGGAAAATGACTGGGGCTTTTCCAACTTTATGGCCTGGAGT GAAGTTACTGATCCTGAAAAGGGCTTTATAGAAGAGGACAAAGTTACTTTCGAAGTCTATGTTCAAGCAGATGCTCCACATGGAGTTGC ATGGGATTCAAAGAAGCACACAGGATATGTTGGCTTAAAGAACCAGGGAGCAACCTGTTACATGAACAGTTTGTTACAgactttatttttcacaaatcaACTACGAAAG GCTGTGTACATGATGCCCACTGAAGGAGATGATTCATCCAAAAGTGTTCCTTTAGCATTGCAAAGAGTGTTTTATGAGCTGCAACATAGTGACAAGCCAGTTGGAACtaaaaaactaacaaaatcTTTTGG GTGGGAGACTCTAGACAGCTTCATGCAACATGATGTCCAGGAGTTATGTCGAGTG ctgcttgataatgtggaaaataaaatgaaaggcaCATGTGTAGAAGGCACTATTCCTAAGTTGTTCAGAGGAAAGATGGTG tCTTATATCCAATGCAAACACGTAGACTATCGATCTGAACGAATAGAAGATTATTATGACATCCAGCTAAGtataaagggaaagaaaaata tttttgaGTCCTTCATTGACTATGTTGCAGTGGAGCAGCTGGATGGTGATAACAAGTACGATGCAGGAGAACATGGCTTGCAg GAGGCAGAGAAAGGTGTGAAGTTCCTAACGTTGCCACCAGTACTACATCTACAGCTCATGAGATTTATGTATGATCCTCAGACTGATCAAAACATCAAGATAAATGATAG GTTTGAGTTTCCTGAACAGTTGCCACTAGATGAATTTTTGCAAAAAACAGATCCTAAAGATCCTGCAAATTACATTCTTCATGCAGTTCTAGTACACAGTGGAGATAACCATGGTGGACATTATGTTGTTTACTTAAATCCAAAGGGTGATGGAAAA TGGTGTAAATTTGATGATGATGTTGTATCAAGATGTACAAAGGAAGAAGCGATTGAACACAACTATGGAGGCCATGACGACGACTTATCTGTACGGCACTGCACTAATGCGTACATGTTGGTTTACATCAGGGAATCAAAATTAA GTGAAGTCTTGCAGCCTGTCACGGACCATGATATTCCTCAACAACTTGTAGAAAGGCTacaagaagagaagagaatagaggctcagaagaggaaggagaggcagGAAGCTCACCTCTACATGCAAGTGCAG ATAGTAGCAGAGGATCAGTTCTGTGGCCACCAAGGCAATGACATGTACgatgaagaaaaagtgaaatacaCTGTTTTCAAAGTATTAAAAAACTCCACGCTGACAGAATTTGTTCAGAACCTCTCTCAAACAATG GGATTTCCCCAGGATCAGATCAGATTGTGGCCAATGCAAGCTAGAAGTAATGGAACAAAAAGACCTGCAATGTTAGATAATGAAGCAGATGGCAATAAAACA ATGATTGAGCTCAGTGACAATGAAAATCCATGGACAATATTTTTGGAAACAGTAGATCCAGAGATGGCTGCTACTGGAGCAACATTACCCAAGTTTGATAAAGATC ATGATGTAATGTTGTTTCTGAAGATGTATGATCCGAAAACTCGGAGTTTGAATTATTGTGGACATATCTACACACCTATATCCTGTAAAATAC gTGACTTGCTTCCAGTTATGTGTGAGAGAGCAGGATTTCCACAAGAAACTAACCTTATCCTCTATGAG GAAGTTAAACCCAATTTAACAGAAAGGATTCAAGACTATGATGTGTCTCTTGATAAAGCTCTTGATGAACTCATGGATGGTGACATCATAGTGTTTCAGaa GGATGACCCAGAAAACGATAACAGTGAGCTGCCAACAGCTAAGGAATACTTCAGAGACCTCTATCATCGTGTGGATGTCATTTTCTGTGATAAAACCATCCCCAACGACCCTGGTTTTGTTGTAACTTTATCCAATAGGATGAATTACTTTCAG GTTGCAAAGACAGTTGCACAAAGACTTAATACAGATCCAATGCTATTACAGTTTTTCAAGTCTCAAGG ttACAGGGACGGCCCTGGTAATCCCCTTAGGCATAATTATGAAGGTACTTTAAGAGatcttctgcagttcttcaagcCTAGGCAACCTAAAAAGCTTTACTATCAACAG ctcaaaatgaaaataactgattttgaaaacagaagaagtTTTAAATGCATATGGCTAAATAGCCAATTTAGGGAAGAG GAAATAACAGTATATCCAGATAAGCATGGGTGTGTGCGGGACCTGTTAGAAGAATGTAAAAAAGTTGTAGAGCTCTCTGAAAAAGGTTCAGGGAAATTAAG gctGCTAGAAATTGTAAGTTACAAAATAATTGGCGTCCATCAGGAAGATGAGCTGTTAGAGTGTTTGTCACCTGCAACAAGTCGAACGTTTCGAATAGAG GAAATTCCTCTGGACCAGGTAGATATagataaagaaaatgagatgctAATCACAGTGGCACATTTCCACAAAGAGGTTTTTGGGACATTTGGAATTCCATTCTTGCTGAGGATACACCAG GGTGAACACTTCAGAGAGGTTATGAAGCGGATACAGACAATGCTGGacatacaggaaaaagaatttgaaaag